One segment of Physeter macrocephalus isolate SW-GA unplaced genomic scaffold, ASM283717v5 random_175, whole genome shotgun sequence DNA contains the following:
- the SMPD1 gene encoding sphingomyelin phosphodiesterase isoform X2, producing MPRHGVSSGQGRPRSGREQTLDRSLGAPSLRLLWMGLALALPDSQVLWAPAGAHPLPAQGHLAKFFRLAPQLREAFSWWNLTCPACKGLFTAIDIRLRNEASVAQVGSMAIKMCTLLKIAPPAVCQSAVQLFQDDMVEVWTRSVLSPSEACGLLLGSSCGHWDIFSPWNISLPAVPKPSPQPPVPPAPGSPVSRVLFLTDLHWDHAYLEGTDPNCENPLCCRQGSGPPPASRPGAGYWGEYSKCDLPLRTLESLLSGLGPAGPFDMVYWTGDIPAHNIWQQSRRDQLRALTTVTDLVRKFLGPVPVYPAVGNHESTPVNGFPPPFIEGNQSSQWLYEAMAKAWEPWLPAEALRTLRTGGFYALSPRPGLRLISLNMNFCSRENFWLLINSTDPAGQLQWLVGELQASEDRGDKVHIIGHIPPGHCLKSWSWNYYRIVERYENTLAGQFFGHTHVDEFEVFYDEETLSRPLSVAFLAPSATTYISLNPVSPPSLQGTVSTKSMATTPGALTWSWTTRPTS from the exons ATGCCCCGCCACGGAGTGTCTTCCGGCCAGGGCCGCCCCAGGTCGGGCCGGGAGCAGACACTGGACAGGTCCTTGGGGGCCCCCAGCCTGAGGCTCCTGTGGATGGGCTTGGCGCTGGCCCTGCCCGACTCCCAGGTTCTCTGGGCCCCTGCCGGGGCCCACCCTCTTCCCGCCCAAGGCCATCTCGCCAAGTTCTTTCGCCTAGCGCCCCAGCTCCGGGAAGCCTTTAGCTGGTGGAACCTTACCTGCCCCGCCTGCAAAGGACTGTTCACCGCCATCGACATCAGGCTGCGG AACGAGGCCAGCGTGGCCCAGGTGGGCTCCATGGCCATCAAGATGTGCACGCTGCTGAAAATAGCACCGCCTGCCGTGTGCCAGTCAGCTGTCCAGCTCTTTCAGGACGACATGGTGGAGGTGTGGACGCGCTCGGTGCTGAGCCCGTCTGAGGCCTGTGGTCTGCTCCTGGGCTCCTCCTGTGGACACTGGGACATCTTCTCACCTTGGAACATCTCTTTGCCGGCTGTGCCAAAGCCATCCCCCCAGCCGCCCGTGCCCCCGGCCCCAGGCTCCCCTGTCAGCCGCGTCCTCTTCCTCACTGACCTGCACTGGGATCATGCCTACCTGGAGGGCACAGACCCCAACTGTGAGAACCCACTGTGCTGCCGCCAGGGTTCTGGCCCACCGCCTGCCTCCCGGCCAGGTGCTGGATACTGGGGCGAGTACAGCAAGTGCGACCTGCCCCTGCGGACCCTGGAGAGCCTGTTGAGTGGCCTGGGCCCCGCCGGCCCTTTTGATATGGTGTACTGGACGGGCGATATCCCTGCCCACAACATCTGGCAGCAGTCTCGTCGGGACCAGCTGCGGGCCCTGACCACCGTCACAGACCTTGTGAGGAAGTTCTTGGGGCCGGTGCCTGTGTACCCTGCTGTGGGCAACCACGAGAGCACACCCGTCAATGGCTTCCCTCCCCCCTTCATAGAGGGCAACCAGTCTTCGCAATGGCTCTATGAGGCGATGGCCAAGGCCTGGGAGCCCTGGCTGCCTGCTGAAGCCCTTCGCACCCTCAG AACTGGGGGGTTCTATGCACTTTCCCCACGCCCCGGCCTCCGCCTCATCTCTCTCAATATGAATTTTTGTTCCCGTGAGAACTTCTGGCTCTTGATCAACTCCACAGATCCTGCTGGACAGCTCCAGTGGCTGGTGGGGGAGCTTCAGGCCTCTGAGGACCGAGGAGACAAA GTGCATATAATTGGCCACATTCCCCCAGGGCACTGCCTGAAGAGCTGGAGCTGGAATTATTACCGAATTGTGGAGAG GTATGAGAACACCTTGGCTGGTCAGTTCTTTGGCCACACCCACGTGGATGAGTTTGAGGTCTTCTATGACGAGGAGACCCTAAGCCGGCCGCTATCTGTAGCCTTCCTGGCGCCCAGTGCCACCACCTACATCAGCCTCAATCCTG TCAGCCCTCCCTCCTTGCAGGGTACCGTGTCTACCAAATCGATGGCAACTACTCCGGGAGCTCTCACCTGGTCCTGGACCACGAGACCTACATCCTGA
- the SMPD1 gene encoding sphingomyelin phosphodiesterase isoform X1, whose amino-acid sequence MPRHGVSSGQGRPRSGREQTLDRSLGAPSLRLLWMGLALALPDSQVLWAPAGAHPLPAQGHLAKFFRLAPQLREAFSWWNLTCPACKGLFTAIDIRLRNEASVAQVGSMAIKMCTLLKIAPPAVCQSAVQLFQDDMVEVWTRSVLSPSEACGLLLGSSCGHWDIFSPWNISLPAVPKPSPQPPVPPAPGSPVSRVLFLTDLHWDHAYLEGTDPNCENPLCCRQGSGPPPASRPGAGYWGEYSKCDLPLRTLESLLSGLGPAGPFDMVYWTGDIPAHNIWQQSRRDQLRALTTVTDLVRKFLGPVPVYPAVGNHESTPVNGFPPPFIEGNQSSQWLYEAMAKAWEPWLPAEALRTLRTGGFYALSPRPGLRLISLNMNFCSRENFWLLINSTDPAGQLQWLVGELQASEDRGDKVHIIGHIPPGHCLKSWSWNYYRIVERYENTLAGQFFGHTHVDEFEVFYDEETLSRPLSVAFLAPSATTYISLNPGYRVYQIDGNYSGSSHLVLDHETYILNLTQANEPGAAAHWQLLYRARETYGLPNVLPAAWHDLVYRMRSDTQLFQTFWFLYHKGHPPSEPCGTPCRLATLCAQLSARSDSPALCRHLVSDASLPPVQSLRPRPPLC is encoded by the exons ATGCCCCGCCACGGAGTGTCTTCCGGCCAGGGCCGCCCCAGGTCGGGCCGGGAGCAGACACTGGACAGGTCCTTGGGGGCCCCCAGCCTGAGGCTCCTGTGGATGGGCTTGGCGCTGGCCCTGCCCGACTCCCAGGTTCTCTGGGCCCCTGCCGGGGCCCACCCTCTTCCCGCCCAAGGCCATCTCGCCAAGTTCTTTCGCCTAGCGCCCCAGCTCCGGGAAGCCTTTAGCTGGTGGAACCTTACCTGCCCCGCCTGCAAAGGACTGTTCACCGCCATCGACATCAGGCTGCGG AACGAGGCCAGCGTGGCCCAGGTGGGCTCCATGGCCATCAAGATGTGCACGCTGCTGAAAATAGCACCGCCTGCCGTGTGCCAGTCAGCTGTCCAGCTCTTTCAGGACGACATGGTGGAGGTGTGGACGCGCTCGGTGCTGAGCCCGTCTGAGGCCTGTGGTCTGCTCCTGGGCTCCTCCTGTGGACACTGGGACATCTTCTCACCTTGGAACATCTCTTTGCCGGCTGTGCCAAAGCCATCCCCCCAGCCGCCCGTGCCCCCGGCCCCAGGCTCCCCTGTCAGCCGCGTCCTCTTCCTCACTGACCTGCACTGGGATCATGCCTACCTGGAGGGCACAGACCCCAACTGTGAGAACCCACTGTGCTGCCGCCAGGGTTCTGGCCCACCGCCTGCCTCCCGGCCAGGTGCTGGATACTGGGGCGAGTACAGCAAGTGCGACCTGCCCCTGCGGACCCTGGAGAGCCTGTTGAGTGGCCTGGGCCCCGCCGGCCCTTTTGATATGGTGTACTGGACGGGCGATATCCCTGCCCACAACATCTGGCAGCAGTCTCGTCGGGACCAGCTGCGGGCCCTGACCACCGTCACAGACCTTGTGAGGAAGTTCTTGGGGCCGGTGCCTGTGTACCCTGCTGTGGGCAACCACGAGAGCACACCCGTCAATGGCTTCCCTCCCCCCTTCATAGAGGGCAACCAGTCTTCGCAATGGCTCTATGAGGCGATGGCCAAGGCCTGGGAGCCCTGGCTGCCTGCTGAAGCCCTTCGCACCCTCAG AACTGGGGGGTTCTATGCACTTTCCCCACGCCCCGGCCTCCGCCTCATCTCTCTCAATATGAATTTTTGTTCCCGTGAGAACTTCTGGCTCTTGATCAACTCCACAGATCCTGCTGGACAGCTCCAGTGGCTGGTGGGGGAGCTTCAGGCCTCTGAGGACCGAGGAGACAAA GTGCATATAATTGGCCACATTCCCCCAGGGCACTGCCTGAAGAGCTGGAGCTGGAATTATTACCGAATTGTGGAGAG GTATGAGAACACCTTGGCTGGTCAGTTCTTTGGCCACACCCACGTGGATGAGTTTGAGGTCTTCTATGACGAGGAGACCCTAAGCCGGCCGCTATCTGTAGCCTTCCTGGCGCCCAGTGCCACCACCTACATCAGCCTCAATCCTG GGTACCGTGTCTACCAAATCGATGGCAACTACTCCGGGAGCTCTCACCTGGTCCTGGACCACGAGACCTACATCCTGAACCTGACGCAGGCGAACGAGCCTGGAGCCGCAGCGCACTGGCAGCTGCTCTACAGGGCTCGGGAAACCTACGGGCTGCCTAATGTGCTGCCTGCCGCCTGGCACGACCTGGTGTACCGCATGCGGAGCGACACGCAACTTTTCCAGACCTTCTGGTTTCTCTACCATAAGGGCCACCCGCCCTCAGAGCCCTGTGGCACACCCTGCCGCCTCGCTACTCTGTGCGCCCAGCTCTCCGCCCGGTCAGACAGCCCTGCTCTGTGTCGCCACCTGGTGTCGGACGCAAGCCTCCCTCCTGTCCAGAGCCTGCGGCCAAGGCCGCCATTATGCTAA